A single region of the Gemmatimonadaceae bacterium genome encodes:
- the ybgF gene encoding tol-pal system protein YbgF codes for MYRWRSAAFAPIVLFCSLATAGCFASRSDIDQLRDEIATVRAETATVDSVRAMQMVQLLSTLRAVTDTLAEINTRLTRVRAESQSGLRDLGNRVLQVQEASGQSQQSVREMRAALEQRNRTAPPVTNASPQATPSAPDSTPPVVDEPGPNELFQLGRDQLARGGFSAARAAFADLISKHPDSELAADAQFFLAEALAGEGKAAAADSAYATVVRKYPTSLRAATALYKRGVAQQKAGRTTTARRTFNEVIRLFPESDEAALARERLRGMS; via the coding sequence ATGTACCGTTGGAGATCGGCCGCGTTCGCGCCGATTGTGCTTTTCTGTTCCCTGGCAACAGCCGGCTGCTTCGCCTCGAGGTCTGATATCGATCAGCTTCGCGACGAGATCGCCACGGTGCGAGCCGAAACGGCCACGGTCGATTCGGTTCGCGCGATGCAGATGGTGCAGCTGCTGAGCACGTTGCGGGCAGTCACGGATACACTCGCCGAAATCAACACGCGTCTGACGCGCGTGCGCGCGGAATCACAGAGCGGCCTGCGGGATCTCGGCAATCGCGTGTTGCAGGTGCAGGAAGCAAGCGGACAAAGTCAACAGAGCGTGCGGGAGATGCGCGCGGCGCTCGAGCAGCGGAACCGAACGGCGCCGCCGGTCACAAACGCCTCGCCACAAGCCACTCCGTCCGCTCCGGATTCCACTCCGCCGGTTGTAGACGAGCCGGGTCCCAACGAGCTGTTTCAGCTGGGCCGCGATCAGCTCGCCCGCGGCGGATTCAGTGCTGCACGGGCGGCGTTCGCCGATCTGATCAGCAAGCATCCCGACTCCGAGCTTGCCGCGGACGCCCAGTTCTTTCTGGCCGAGGCGCTGGCCGGGGAAGGAAAAGCAGCGGCCGCCGATTCGGCGTACGCGACAGTCGTGAGGAAGTACCCAACCTCGCTGCGGGCTGCGACAGCGCTCTACAAGCGTGGTGTGGCTCAGCAGAAGGCGGGAAGGACGACTACCGCGCGGCGGACCTTCAACGAAGTCATCCGACTGTTTCCGGAGTCGGACGAGGCCGCACTGGCGCGGGAACGCCTGCGCGGGATGTCATAA
- a CDS encoding TonB C-terminal domain-containing protein, giving the protein MRARRQPVQFGGPLGMSVVLHLSAVALAFIASRGQPMEALPPIYKVDIVAAPPGERAIGEVTPEPAPVTPPPAAAPVAPPKPTERAIPLTKRVAKKTAARSTPVPPAATPVPKTAAPKAGGGPIGGKGTDVATVQTEGIDFPFPGYLNNIVRQIALNFKPSDTNSALRAEVMFLIYRDGSVKIVRFVKRSGAYAFDLEAQGAIESAGPNFGRLPDGFPDDVLPVVFSFDPRVLR; this is encoded by the coding sequence GTGCGGGCGCGGAGACAGCCTGTTCAGTTCGGCGGCCCGCTCGGAATGTCCGTCGTGCTTCACCTCTCGGCGGTCGCGCTCGCGTTCATCGCGTCGCGCGGGCAGCCGATGGAGGCATTACCGCCGATCTACAAGGTGGACATCGTCGCCGCGCCTCCCGGTGAGCGTGCGATTGGAGAGGTGACGCCCGAGCCCGCACCGGTCACGCCGCCACCGGCCGCTGCGCCGGTTGCGCCTCCGAAACCAACAGAGCGCGCGATACCGCTCACCAAGCGAGTCGCGAAAAAAACCGCTGCGCGATCGACTCCGGTGCCTCCCGCGGCGACGCCAGTGCCGAAGACGGCCGCGCCAAAGGCCGGCGGCGGGCCGATTGGCGGGAAGGGCACCGACGTCGCGACGGTTCAAACCGAGGGAATCGATTTCCCCTTCCCAGGGTACCTAAACAACATCGTCCGGCAAATCGCGCTCAACTTCAAGCCGAGTGACACGAACTCCGCGCTACGCGCAGAAGTGATGTTTCTGATATATCGTGATGGCTCGGTGAAGATCGTGCGCTTCGTGAAGCGCTCGGGAGCCTACGCGTTCGATCTCGAGGCCCAGGGCGCGATCGAATCAGCGGGGCCGAACTTTGGACGACTCCCCGACGGCTTCCCCGACGATGTGCTCCCCGTTGTTTTCAGCTTTGACCCCCGTGTGTTGAGATGA
- a CDS encoding biopolymer transporter ExbD codes for MQLNAEINVVSLIDVMMLLMVIFMITAPIMQGGVDVTLPKAEARPLEPKSGLVVTVDRGGRIHIEDANLSFAEFRASFKALASERGREGIYLRADAGVPYGSVVQVLAVMRASGIADVGLVAEPEVER; via the coding sequence ATGCAACTGAACGCTGAGATAAACGTCGTGAGTCTAATTGACGTGATGATGCTTCTGATGGTGATTTTCATGATCACCGCTCCAATCATGCAGGGCGGCGTCGACGTGACGCTGCCGAAAGCGGAGGCGCGTCCGCTCGAGCCGAAGAGTGGCCTGGTCGTGACAGTGGACAGGGGCGGACGGATTCACATCGAAGATGCGAACCTGAGCTTTGCGGAATTCCGGGCGAGCTTCAAAGCGCTCGCCTCGGAGCGCGGACGAGAAGGGATTTATTTGCGAGCGGATGCTGGAGTGCCATATGGCTCGGTTGTGCAGGTGCTTGCAGTGATGCGTGCCAGCGGCATTGCCGACGTCGGCCTCGTAGCCGAGCCTGAGGTGGAGAGATAG
- a CDS encoding OmpA family protein, translating to MPTLTRIAIVAVVFAIAIGGCRRRTPERPAPRRINTDSLLREQARLDSLARVEAARAAAAAAAAAAAAAGPATSAPVNERERTALAATIYFDLDESVLTDDGRAAVEAKAPVILRHPDMRIRIVGHTDSQGSDEYNLALGLRRAAETKRYLAALGVDEGRMEIVTFGEERPAVQGQTQEAYALNRRAEFEILSGG from the coding sequence ATGCCAACTCTCACCCGAATCGCAATCGTCGCAGTCGTCTTTGCAATCGCTATCGGCGGATGCCGCCGCAGGACTCCCGAGCGGCCGGCTCCGCGTCGCATCAACACCGACAGCCTCTTGCGTGAGCAAGCCAGGCTGGACTCCCTTGCACGGGTGGAGGCAGCCCGGGCGGCCGCAGCCGCCGCGGCGGCAGCGGCGGCGGCAGCGGGGCCGGCGACCAGCGCGCCCGTGAATGAGCGCGAGCGAACGGCTCTCGCCGCTACTATATACTTCGATCTCGACGAGTCGGTTCTGACGGACGATGGGCGGGCGGCGGTGGAAGCGAAGGCGCCGGTTATCCTGCGGCATCCCGACATGCGTATCAGAATCGTCGGTCATACCGATTCGCAGGGCTCCGACGAGTACAACCTCGCTCTGGGCCTCCGACGCGCGGCGGAAACCAAGCGATATCTCGCGGCGCTGGGCGTGGACGAGGGGAGAATGGAGATTGTGACATTCGGCGAAGAGCGCCCGGCGGTGCAGGGGCAGACGCAGGAAGCCTACGCACTCAACCGGCGCGCGGAATTCGAGATACTCAGCGGGGGGTAG